From one Euwallacea fornicatus isolate EFF26 chromosome 4, ASM4011564v1, whole genome shotgun sequence genomic stretch:
- the LOC136338908 gene encoding uncharacterized protein isoform X4 yields MVFIQMISHEIDFCMVPSRRYTLEPRRAYDDEKRCLKRLFTPEIKRFLKDWLIRRRDNPYPNRDEKKMLAVQTGLTYIQVCNWFANWRRKLKNAGRNPQRKTWGDLIKTYNSQVQGNVEHFSICSEDSIWEEPECTYDDAELQKFEEQFAKTQLDHNYGQLYNNNNSESQNQCYFVSSTTEADQDNPFSQSANKYKNHIMEKYMRDCQSSELSNAEAAESDKNSMIARWLQSAERFRPNEGNYNIDWSFNKSLKKKSSKIDCDMLLVHGKEEIDAAEALTSLANSNNHHT; encoded by the exons ATGGTGTTTATACAGATGATTTCacatgaaattgatttttgcatGGTCCCTTCGCGTCGGTACACCCTCGAACCGAG AAGGGCATACGACGATGAAAAACGATGTCTGAAAAGACTGTTTACCCCCGAAATCAAGCGCTTCCTCAAAGACTGGCTGATCCGCAGGAGGGACAATCCATATCCAAATCGAGACGAAAAGAAAATGCTGGCTGTGCAAACTGGACTGACGTATATTCAG GTCTGCAATTGGTTCGCTAACTGGCGCCGGAAGCTGAAAAATGCAGGTAGAAACCCCCAAAGGAAAACTTGGGGAGATCTTATAAAAACATACAACAGTCAAGTACAAGGGAACGTGGAACACTTTAGTATATGCTCGGAAGACAGTATCTGGGAGGAGCCCGAATGTACTTATGACGACGCCGAATTGCAAAAGTTCGAGGAGCAGTTCGCTAAAACCCAACTAGACCACAACTATGGGCAGCtttataataacaataatag TGAGTCTCAAAATCAGTGTTACTTTGTGAGTTCCACCACTGAGGCGGACCAAGACAATCCGTTCTCCCAATCTGCAAACAAATATAAGAACCATATCATGGAAAAGTATATGCGTGATTGTCAGAGTTCGGAACTGTCCAATGCTGAAGCAGCGGAAAGTGACAAAAACTCAATGATTGCCAGGTGGCTGCAGAGCGCTGAGAGATTCAGGCCAAACGAGGGAAATTACAACATTGACTGGTCTTTCAACAAGTCCCTGAAGAAGAAATCTAGTAAAATTGATTGTGATATGCTTTTGGTTCATGGAAAAGAAGAGATTGATGCTGCTGAAGCTCTGACGTCGCTGGCTAATTCGAACAATCATCACACGTAA
- the JhI-21 gene encoding Y+L amino acid transporter 2, with amino-acid sequence MDSPEALNGHAASTETSASGKLEVDSPRLKRKITLLNGVGLIVGTIVGSGIFVSPTGVYVATHSVGMSIVIWSLSGLFSMLGALCYAELGTSVTRSGGDYAYIYVAFGPLAAFLRLWMAMLIIRPTTQAIVAITFAEYAAKPFFTECKPPDNAVRLLAAVCLCLLTTINCLSTRLSMRIQDIFTFAKLFALIAIILTGLYFLVTGHTENFQNAFEGNYDISSIALSFYSGLFAFGGWNYLNFVTEELKDPYRNLPRAIWIGLPVVTIVYVLANVAYFAVLSGVEMESSYAVALSFGLKTYGSFTWLVPIFVALSCFGGVNGILFTSARLFVTGAQERHLPEIFSYIHVRRSTPIPSLIFTCAASLAMLFVRDVIVLINYYGQILWFSVAASIAGMMILRYRQPDAPRPIRVHTSIPIIFLCACGFLILFPIPSQPWNTIIGAAITLSGIPVYYLFIKWRKATDCSSCSARITRFLQQLMELTSPEATQLLSKS; translated from the exons ATGGATTCGCCGGAGGCTTTAAACGGTCATGCGGCCAGCACCGAAACGTCCGCGTCCGGAAAACTAGAAGTTGATTCACCGAGGCTGAAACGAAAAATCACTTTGCTAAACGGGGTTGGATTGATCGTCGGGACTATTGTCG GAAGTGGGATATTTGTCTCTCCTACCGGAGTCTATGTGGCGACCCATTCTGTGGGGATGTCCATAGTGATATGGAGTTTGTCCGGACTCTTCTCCATGCTTGGAGCCCTTTGCTATGCTGAACTGGGCACCTCCGTAACGCGATCTGGCGGGGACTATGCCTACATTTATGTGGCCTTTGGGCCACTAGCAGCTTTTCTTCGATTATGGATGGCCATGCTGATTATTCG ACCAACAACGCAAGCAATTGTTGCTATAACTTTTGCAGAATATGCTGCCAAGCCATTTTTCACGGAATGCAAACCACCGGACAATGCCGTTAGATTGCTAGCAGCGGTGTGCTTGT gtCTGCTCACTACCATTAACTGCCTGAGCACCAGACTCTCAATGAGGATACAGGACATCTTTACTTTTGCCAAGCTATTCGCTTTAATTGCCATTATCTTGACCGGTCTCTACTTCCTCGTTACAG GACACACTGAGAATTTCCAGAACGCATTCGAAGGCAATTATGATATCTCCAGCATCGCTTTAAGTTTCTACTCGGGTCTATTTGCCTTTGGTGGGTGGAATTATCTCAATTTCGTTACTGAAGAGCTGAAGGATCCTTATAG AAATTTGCCAAGAGCAATATGGATCGGTCTGCCAGTGGTCACTATCGTATACGTCCTGGCAAATGTGGCTTATTTCGCCGTATTATCAGGAGTTGAGATGGAAAGTTCCTATGCTGTGGCTTTG TCTTTTGGATTGAAAACATATGGGAGTTTCACATGGCTTGTGCCAATTTTCGTAGCCCTCTCTTGTTTTGGGGGcgttaatggcatattgttcaCCTCAGCGAGACTGTTCGTCACCGGAGCCCAGGAGAGACATCTACCAGAGATATTTTCGTACATTCACGTCCGCAGGAGCACTCCCATTCCCAGTTTAATTTTCACG TGCGCGGCTTCTCTGGCGATGCTATTTGTCAGAGACGTGATTGTCCTGATAAACTACTACGGACAGATATTGTGGTTTTCTGTGGCGGCCAGTATAGCCGGAATGATGATCTTGAGGTACCGGCAACCGGACGCCCCAAGACCTATACGGGTGCACACATCCATTCCTATTATCTTCTTGTGCGCTTGTGGATTTTTGATCTTGTTCCCCATTCCTTCCCAACCATGGAACACGATCATTGGAGCGGCCATAACTTTGTCAG gtattcctgtttattatttatttatcaaatggAGAAAGGCTACCGATTGTTCATCATGTAGCGCAAGGATTACAAGGTTCTTACAGCAGCTCATGGAATTAACTTCGCCTGAAGCCACCCAGCTCCTATCAaagtcttaa
- the LOC136338908 gene encoding uncharacterized protein isoform X3 encodes MEWVISFPLSITRAYDDEKRCLKRLFTPEIKRFLKDWLIRRRDNPYPNRDEKKMLAVQTGLTYIQVCNWFANWRRKLKNAGRNPQRKTWGDLIKTYNSQVQGNVEHFSICSEDSIWEEPECTYDDAELQKFEEQFAKTQLDHNYGQLYNNNNSESQNQCYFVSSTTEADQDNPFSQSANKYKNHIMEKYMRDCQSSELSNAEAAESDKNSMIARWLQSAERFRPNEGNYNIDWSFNKSLKKKSSKIDCDMLLVHGKEEIDAAEALTSLANSNNHHTDSLHLYITSLIYLTNLICTSTYKLLHC; translated from the exons ATGGAATGGGTGATTTCTTTCCCTCTTTCGATAAC AAGGGCATACGACGATGAAAAACGATGTCTGAAAAGACTGTTTACCCCCGAAATCAAGCGCTTCCTCAAAGACTGGCTGATCCGCAGGAGGGACAATCCATATCCAAATCGAGACGAAAAGAAAATGCTGGCTGTGCAAACTGGACTGACGTATATTCAG GTCTGCAATTGGTTCGCTAACTGGCGCCGGAAGCTGAAAAATGCAGGTAGAAACCCCCAAAGGAAAACTTGGGGAGATCTTATAAAAACATACAACAGTCAAGTACAAGGGAACGTGGAACACTTTAGTATATGCTCGGAAGACAGTATCTGGGAGGAGCCCGAATGTACTTATGACGACGCCGAATTGCAAAAGTTCGAGGAGCAGTTCGCTAAAACCCAACTAGACCACAACTATGGGCAGCtttataataacaataatag TGAGTCTCAAAATCAGTGTTACTTTGTGAGTTCCACCACTGAGGCGGACCAAGACAATCCGTTCTCCCAATCTGCAAACAAATATAAGAACCATATCATGGAAAAGTATATGCGTGATTGTCAGAGTTCGGAACTGTCCAATGCTGAAGCAGCGGAAAGTGACAAAAACTCAATGATTGCCAGGTGGCTGCAGAGCGCTGAGAGATTCAGGCCAAACGAGGGAAATTACAACATTGACTGGTCTTTCAACAAGTCCCTGAAGAAGAAATCTAGTAAAATTGATTGTGATATGCTTTTGGTTCATGGAAAAGAAGAGATTGATGCTGCTGAAGCTCTGACGTCGCTGGCTAATTCGAACAATCATCACAC GGACTCTCTACATCTCTACATCACGTCATTAATCTACTTAACTAATTTGATATGTACTTCTACATATAAATTACttcattgttaa
- the LOC136338908 gene encoding uncharacterized protein isoform X2, which translates to MDFQMGECSREKAKRPVRNKKINRRAYDDEKRCLKRLFTPEIKRFLKDWLIRRRDNPYPNRDEKKMLAVQTGLTYIQVCNWFANWRRKLKNAGRNPQRKTWGDLIKTYNSQVQGNVEHFSICSEDSIWEEPECTYDDAELQKFEEQFAKTQLDHNYGQLYNNNNSESQNQCYFVSSTTEADQDNPFSQSANKYKNHIMEKYMRDCQSSELSNAEAAESDKNSMIARWLQSAERFRPNEGNYNIDWSFNKSLKKKSSKIDCDMLLVHGKEEIDAAEALTSLANSNNHHTDSLHLYITSLIYLTNLICTSTYKLLHC; encoded by the exons atggaCTTCCAGATGGGGGAATGTTCTAGGGAAAAGGCGAAAAGGCCGGTTcggaacaaaaaaattaacag AAGGGCATACGACGATGAAAAACGATGTCTGAAAAGACTGTTTACCCCCGAAATCAAGCGCTTCCTCAAAGACTGGCTGATCCGCAGGAGGGACAATCCATATCCAAATCGAGACGAAAAGAAAATGCTGGCTGTGCAAACTGGACTGACGTATATTCAG GTCTGCAATTGGTTCGCTAACTGGCGCCGGAAGCTGAAAAATGCAGGTAGAAACCCCCAAAGGAAAACTTGGGGAGATCTTATAAAAACATACAACAGTCAAGTACAAGGGAACGTGGAACACTTTAGTATATGCTCGGAAGACAGTATCTGGGAGGAGCCCGAATGTACTTATGACGACGCCGAATTGCAAAAGTTCGAGGAGCAGTTCGCTAAAACCCAACTAGACCACAACTATGGGCAGCtttataataacaataatag TGAGTCTCAAAATCAGTGTTACTTTGTGAGTTCCACCACTGAGGCGGACCAAGACAATCCGTTCTCCCAATCTGCAAACAAATATAAGAACCATATCATGGAAAAGTATATGCGTGATTGTCAGAGTTCGGAACTGTCCAATGCTGAAGCAGCGGAAAGTGACAAAAACTCAATGATTGCCAGGTGGCTGCAGAGCGCTGAGAGATTCAGGCCAAACGAGGGAAATTACAACATTGACTGGTCTTTCAACAAGTCCCTGAAGAAGAAATCTAGTAAAATTGATTGTGATATGCTTTTGGTTCATGGAAAAGAAGAGATTGATGCTGCTGAAGCTCTGACGTCGCTGGCTAATTCGAACAATCATCACAC GGACTCTCTACATCTCTACATCACGTCATTAATCTACTTAACTAATTTGATATGTACTTCTACATATAAATTACttcattgttaa
- the LOC136338910 gene encoding WD repeat domain-containing protein 83, with amino-acid sequence MDIQCVNTIDCNQGGIRAVRFNVDGYYCMTCGSDKKIKLWNPYRKLLLKTYGGHGNEVLDACGSCDSSQILSCSSDKSIIVWDVSTGQPLRRLRGHAATVSCVKFNEESSVAISGSLDNTVMCWDLRSRAQTPFQILKEAKDCISSIRVSDHEILVGSVDCSVRRYDLRNGRCDADFVGAAITSATFSRDGQCILVGSADNVVRLLDKDSGELLGEYIGHKIGGLSIESDLMANDNYVLSGSVSGELWCWDLVSTAVKHKFVHNRNKALSSLSVHPKKDVILTASVTTIKLWGNPMDVAEDQQITEND; translated from the exons ATGGATATTCAATGCGTAAATACTATCGACTGCAATCAAGGCGGAATTAGAGCTGTTCGGTTTAACG TTGACGGTTACTATTGCATGACATGCGGAtctgacaaaaaaataaagctaTGGAATCCTTATCGGAAACTATTACTGAAGACCTATGGAGGTCATGGAAATGAGGTGTTAGACGCTTGTGGCTCCTGCGATAGCAGCCAAATCCTTTCATGCTCCTCTGACAAATCCATAATAG TATGGGACGTGTCAACTGGCCAGCCTTTACGCAGGCTCAGAGGTCATGCAGCAACAGTATCTTGTGTTAAATTCAACGAAGAGTCATCTGTGGCAATTTCTGGTAGTCTAGACAACACTGTGATGTGCTGGGATTTGAGATCAAGAGCACAAACTCCATTCCAGATTCTAAAAGAGGCAAAAGACTGCATTTCTTCCATCAGAGTCAGTGACCATGAAATTCTAGTTGGATCAGTAGACTGTTCTGTTAGAAGGTACGATTTGAGGAATGGAAGATGTGATGCTGATTTTGTGGGGG CTGCCATAACATCCGCGACTTTCTCCCGAGATGGTCAGTGCATTTTAGTTGGTTCAGCAGACAATGTGGTGAGATTACTGGACAAGGATTCTGGGGAGCTACTTGGAGA ATACATAGGACACAAAATCGGCGGCTTAAGCATTGAAAGTGACCTTATGGCTAATGACAATTATGTCTTAAGTGGCTCTGTCAGTGGGGAGCTTTGGTGCTGGGATTTAGTGTCAACAGCAGTGAAGCACAAATTTGTCCATAACAGGAATAAGGCATTAAGTTCTCTGAGTGTTCATCCCAAGAAAGATGTTATTCTTACTGCCTCTGTTACCACAATTAAACTTTGGGGCAATCCTATGGATGTGGCGGAAGATCAACAGATAACAGAAAATGATTGA
- the LOC136338908 gene encoding uncharacterized protein isoform X1 yields MVFIQMISHEIDFCMVPSRRYTLEPRRAYDDEKRCLKRLFTPEIKRFLKDWLIRRRDNPYPNRDEKKMLAVQTGLTYIQVCNWFANWRRKLKNAGRNPQRKTWGDLIKTYNSQVQGNVEHFSICSEDSIWEEPECTYDDAELQKFEEQFAKTQLDHNYGQLYNNNNSESQNQCYFVSSTTEADQDNPFSQSANKYKNHIMEKYMRDCQSSELSNAEAAESDKNSMIARWLQSAERFRPNEGNYNIDWSFNKSLKKKSSKIDCDMLLVHGKEEIDAAEALTSLANSNNHHTDSLHLYITSLIYLTNLICTSTYKLLHC; encoded by the exons ATGGTGTTTATACAGATGATTTCacatgaaattgatttttgcatGGTCCCTTCGCGTCGGTACACCCTCGAACCGAG AAGGGCATACGACGATGAAAAACGATGTCTGAAAAGACTGTTTACCCCCGAAATCAAGCGCTTCCTCAAAGACTGGCTGATCCGCAGGAGGGACAATCCATATCCAAATCGAGACGAAAAGAAAATGCTGGCTGTGCAAACTGGACTGACGTATATTCAG GTCTGCAATTGGTTCGCTAACTGGCGCCGGAAGCTGAAAAATGCAGGTAGAAACCCCCAAAGGAAAACTTGGGGAGATCTTATAAAAACATACAACAGTCAAGTACAAGGGAACGTGGAACACTTTAGTATATGCTCGGAAGACAGTATCTGGGAGGAGCCCGAATGTACTTATGACGACGCCGAATTGCAAAAGTTCGAGGAGCAGTTCGCTAAAACCCAACTAGACCACAACTATGGGCAGCtttataataacaataatag TGAGTCTCAAAATCAGTGTTACTTTGTGAGTTCCACCACTGAGGCGGACCAAGACAATCCGTTCTCCCAATCTGCAAACAAATATAAGAACCATATCATGGAAAAGTATATGCGTGATTGTCAGAGTTCGGAACTGTCCAATGCTGAAGCAGCGGAAAGTGACAAAAACTCAATGATTGCCAGGTGGCTGCAGAGCGCTGAGAGATTCAGGCCAAACGAGGGAAATTACAACATTGACTGGTCTTTCAACAAGTCCCTGAAGAAGAAATCTAGTAAAATTGATTGTGATATGCTTTTGGTTCATGGAAAAGAAGAGATTGATGCTGCTGAAGCTCTGACGTCGCTGGCTAATTCGAACAATCATCACAC GGACTCTCTACATCTCTACATCACGTCATTAATCTACTTAACTAATTTGATATGTACTTCTACATATAAATTACttcattgttaa
- the Ns2 gene encoding nucleolar GTP-binding protein 2 → MPKVNSTGGAPRKQGFNRSGHSMNPERSTDGLRGVAKPRTKGTIKRLQMYRNFKAKRDKKGNILTPAPFQGKLPSGTQARVEPNQRWFGNSRVISQNALQKFQNELGEAVKNPYQVVMKPTTLPITLLNEKAKNARVHLLDTETFESVFGPKKHRKRPNVSVRGLDEFSELAQKRQEEYNNEADSNIVRDNEGVKDIPRDWVMGAGQSKRIWNELYKVIDSSDVLLQTLDARDPMGTRSPYLEKFLKTEKPHKHLIFILNKVDLVPTWVTQRWVAILSKEYPTVAFHASLTHPFGKGSLINLLRQFAKLHIDKKQISVGFIGYPNVGKSSIINTLRSKKVCKVAPIAGETKVWQYITLMRRIYLIDCPGVVYPSAETDTEKVLKGVVRVELVNNPEDYIAAVLERVKKDYIIKTYKVEDWKDSIDFLEKMAQRSGRLLKGGEPDISSVAKMILNDWQRGKLPFFVCPPGFETGLSKEENVDDENSNLNVVQDFGKIRVGLNYEGEDIKELEPIKDLEKAVEEYEEREKVADENLQNSGDSSLITEDDTLKNGEDIDSDDSSEISFYSDMDTNDYDDTPKVACASGEFKVDNLSLEDSNTPKTGKKLTSKQKRALERAQRRKKIGSNFYEVTNVKNRNRTRKVSKGYKAKK, encoded by the exons ATGCCGAAAGTAAATTCAACCGGGGGAGCTCCCCGTAAGCAAGGCTTCAATAGATCGGGTCATTCTATGAACCCTGAAAGATCTACAGATGGCCTCAGAGGGGTTGCCAAGCCTCGTACTAAAGGCACCATCAAGCGCCTTCAAATGtatagaaatttcaaagcaAAGCGAGACAAGAAAGGAAACATTCTTACACCAGCTCCCTTTCAAGGTAAATTACCCTCTGGCACTCAAGCAAGAGTAGAACCTAATCAGAGGTGGTTCGGGAACTCTAGGGTTATATCCCAAAATGCcttgcaaaaatttcaaaatgaattgGGGGAAGCTGTTAAAAACCCCTATCAAGTAGTTATGAAACCAACAACGCTTCCCATAacacttttaaatgaaaaggcAAAGAATGCTAGAGTTCATTTGCTTGACACCGAAACCTTTGAGAGTGTGTTTGGACCAAAAAAGCATAGGAAAAGACCAAATGTTAGTGTTAGGGGTTTGGATGAGTTCTCAGAGCTTGCCCAAAAGAGGCAAGAAGAGTACAACAATGAAGCTGATTCAAATATTGTTCGTGATAATGAAGGAGTCAAAGATATCCCCAGGGATTGGGTAATGGGTGCTGGTCAGTCAAAGAGGATTTGGAACGAATTGTACAAAGTTATTGACAGTTCTGATGTTTTGCTCCAAACACTTGATGCTAGGGATCCAATGGGTACTAGATCGCCATATTTGGAGAAATTTCTCAAGACAGAGAAACCCCATAAACATttaatctttattttaaacaaagtggaccTTGTTCCCACTTGGGTTACTCAAAGATGGGTTGCAATTTTGAGTAAAGAGTATCCAACAGTTGCTTTTCATGCAAGCTTAACACACCCCTTTGGCAAAGGatctttgataaatttattaaggcAATTTG CTAAACTACACATTGACAAGAAACAAATATCAGTAGGCTTCATTGGTTACCCAAATGTGGGAAAATCTTCAATAATCAATACACTACGAAGCAAGAAAGTTTGCAAAGTAGCTCCAATTGCGGGTGAAACTAAAGTTTGGCAATATATCACATTAATGAGGCGAATTTATCTGATTGACTGTCCAGGTGTGGTTTATCCATCTGCAGAAACTGACACAGAAAAGGTCCTAAAAGGCGTGGTGCGTGTGGAGCTAGTCAACAATCCCGAAGACTACATAGCGGCTGTTTTGGAAAGAGTTAAAAAagattatataattaaaacttacaaAGTGGAAGATTGGAAAGATTCAATagattttctggaaaaaatggCACAGAGATCTGGTAGATTGCTTAAAGGGGGGGAACCGGATATTTCCAGTGTAGCAAAAATGATTCTAAATGATTGGCAAAGAGGGAAATTGCCGTTCTTCGTGTGTCCTCCGGGATTTGAAACAGGACTAAGTAAAGAAGAGAACGTAGACGACGAAAATAGTAATCTTAATGTGGTTCAAGACTTCGGGAAAATCAGGGTAGGCCTGAATTATGAAGGAGAAGACATTAAAGAATTAGAACCAATTAAAGACCTGGAAAAAGCTGTAGAAGAATATGAGGAGAGAGAAAAGGTTGCTGATGAAAATTTGCAGAACTCTGGTGATTCTTCGTTGATTACTGAAGATGACACTTTGAAAAATGGAGAAGACATAGACTCAGATGACTCCTCGGAGATAAGTTTTTATTCCGACATGGACACCAATGACTATGATGACACACCAAAGGTGGCGTGTGCCAGTGGGGAGTTTAAAGTGGATAATCTATCTTTGGAAGATTCAAATACACCTAAAACAGGAAAGAAGTTGACTAGTAAGCAGAAACGAGCCTTAGAAAGAGCGCAGAGGAGGAAGAAGATTGGCAGCAACTTTTACGAGGTGACCAACGTGAAAAATAGGAACAGGACTAGGAAGGTTAGTAAAGGTTATAAAGCCAAAAAATAG